One Olsenella sp. oral taxon 807 DNA segment encodes these proteins:
- a CDS encoding type I restriction-modification system subunit M, whose translation MNKQQLAAKIWASANQMRSKIEASEYKDYILGFIFYKFLSDKEERFLAENDFDADAMSCVTEDDAEVLSFVRDNLGYFIAAGDLYSSWLDKGSDFDVSDVRDALSTFERLVRPSYKNVFDRVFETLETGLSKLGETSGAQTKAISALLQLIRSIPMDGRQGYDVLGYIYEYLISNFAANAGKKAGEFYTPHEVSVLISQIVASNLRDRVEIRIYDPTSGSGSLLINIGEAVARRLGSRDSIRYYAQELKENTYNLTRMNLVMRGISPDNIVCRCGDTLEDDWPWFEEGHPETYEPLFVDAVVSNPPYSQRWDPDGKENDPRFDGYGIAPTSKADYAFLLHDLHHLKPDGVMCIVLPHGVLFRGGEEERIRRALVENENIDAVIGLPANIFFGTGIPTIVMVLKKRRPTDDILIIDASKGFVKEGKSNRLRACDIRRIVDAYERRRDIERFCRAVPKQEVRDNGYNLNIPRYVDSSEPAETWDIYATMFGGLPISEVEALKLYWDALPNLCERLFEPAGGSTLRLRVDDIEAAVHDSTAVRAYLDAYERRFSDFEMWLFDKLVDEALLVDRASEEDVLAAEVFGRLEGVPLVDPYDAYQVLDDAWRQVSEDLEVLQTEEFDAAKRVDPNMVVKKKRGRDVEVQEGWRGHVLPFELVQQELLANDLADIRRMDERSLAIDAELSEALEGLSEDDKAALGGAVSDNGDAFVAGRLKACARELHADGDSEELARIVEKASKLFDEQKRLKRQSKQQAIALEAKTKEVIEGLSDEAVRNLLDAKWNRPIVDGLAALPRASVDALVERVRSLADKYSTTFSQVEKQIHDEERKLCDMLGELTGDEFDMAGIRELRALLGGDGR comes from the coding sequence ATGAACAAGCAGCAGCTCGCGGCCAAGATCTGGGCGTCGGCCAACCAGATGCGCTCAAAGATCGAGGCCTCAGAGTACAAGGACTATATCCTCGGTTTCATCTTCTACAAGTTCCTCTCCGACAAGGAGGAGCGATTCCTGGCCGAGAATGACTTCGACGCGGATGCGATGTCATGCGTCACCGAGGATGACGCCGAGGTGCTGTCTTTTGTGCGAGATAATCTTGGTTACTTTATCGCTGCTGGCGACCTGTACTCTTCTTGGCTCGATAAGGGCAGCGACTTCGACGTGTCCGATGTGCGCGACGCGCTTTCGACTTTTGAGCGGCTCGTGAGGCCGTCGTACAAGAACGTTTTCGATAGGGTTTTCGAGACGCTGGAGACCGGTCTCTCCAAGCTGGGCGAGACGTCCGGCGCCCAGACCAAGGCCATCAGTGCCCTCCTGCAGCTCATCCGCAGTATTCCCATGGACGGGCGGCAGGGCTACGACGTGCTCGGTTACATCTACGAGTATCTGATCAGCAACTTCGCGGCCAATGCCGGCAAGAAGGCTGGCGAGTTCTATACGCCGCACGAGGTCTCGGTGCTCATCTCTCAGATCGTGGCGTCAAACCTACGGGATCGCGTGGAGATACGCATCTACGATCCCACCTCCGGCTCGGGCTCGCTGCTCATCAACATCGGCGAGGCCGTGGCGCGGCGCTTGGGCAGCCGCGACTCCATCCGCTACTATGCCCAGGAACTAAAGGAGAACACCTACAACCTGACCCGCATGAACCTCGTGATGCGCGGCATCTCGCCTGACAACATCGTGTGTCGCTGTGGTGACACTCTGGAAGACGACTGGCCATGGTTCGAGGAGGGGCATCCGGAGACCTACGAGCCGCTCTTCGTGGACGCGGTGGTGTCAAACCCACCCTACTCCCAGCGCTGGGATCCAGACGGCAAGGAGAACGACCCGCGCTTTGATGGCTACGGCATCGCCCCCACGTCTAAGGCCGACTACGCCTTCCTGCTGCATGACCTCCATCACCTGAAGCCCGACGGAGTGATGTGCATCGTCCTGCCGCATGGCGTGCTCTTCCGTGGGGGCGAGGAAGAGAGGATTCGCCGTGCGCTCGTGGAGAACGAGAACATCGATGCCGTCATCGGGCTTCCCGCCAATATCTTTTTCGGCACGGGCATTCCCACGATCGTGATGGTGCTAAAGAAGCGCCGTCCGACCGATGACATCCTGATAATCGACGCCTCCAAGGGCTTCGTGAAGGAGGGGAAGAGCAACCGGCTTCGCGCCTGCGACATCCGTCGCATCGTGGACGCCTACGAGCGGCGGCGAGACATTGAGCGCTTCTGCCGCGCGGTGCCCAAGCAGGAGGTGCGCGACAACGGATATAACCTAAACATCCCGCGCTACGTTGACTCCTCCGAGCCAGCTGAGACCTGGGACATCTATGCGACGATGTTTGGTGGGCTTCCGATCTCTGAGGTCGAAGCTCTCAAGCTTTATTGGGATGCGCTTCCCAACTTGTGCGAGCGGCTCTTCGAGCCGGCGGGTGGTTCAACGCTCAGACTCCGCGTGGATGACATCGAGGCGGCCGTGCACGACAGCACCGCTGTGCGCGCCTACCTTGACGCCTACGAACGGCGCTTCTCGGACTTCGAGATGTGGCTCTTCGATAAGCTCGTGGATGAGGCCTTGCTCGTGGACCGAGCAAGCGAGGAGGACGTCCTGGCTGCGGAGGTCTTCGGACGCCTTGAGGGTGTGCCCCTCGTGGATCCCTACGATGCCTACCAGGTGCTCGACGACGCCTGGCGACAAGTGTCTGAGGATCTGGAGGTGCTGCAAACCGAGGAGTTCGATGCCGCCAAACGGGTCGACCCCAATATGGTCGTGAAGAAGAAGAGGGGTAGGGACGTTGAGGTGCAGGAGGGTTGGCGCGGCCACGTGCTGCCCTTCGAGCTGGTGCAGCAGGAGCTGCTCGCAAACGACCTCGCCGACATCCGTCGCATGGACGAACGCTCCTTGGCCATCGACGCAGAGCTTTCCGAGGCGCTGGAGGGCCTCTCGGAGGATGATAAGGCGGCGCTGGGAGGCGCCGTGAGCGACAACGGGGATGCCTTCGTGGCCGGAAGACTCAAGGCCTGCGCGCGTGAGCTGCACGCCGACGGCGACTCGGAGGAACTCGCGCGTATCGTGGAGAAGGCCTCCAAGCTGTTCGACGAGCAGAAGCGCTTGAAGAGGCAGTCGAAGCAACAGGCCATCGCGCTTGAGGCAAAGACCAAGGAGGTAATTGAAGGGCTGTCCGACGAAGCTGTACGGAACCTTCTTGACGCGAAGTGGAACAGGCCGATCGTGGACGGGCTCGCCGCGCTGCCCCGCGCTAGCGTGGATGCCTTGGTTGAGAGGGTCCGCTCCCTCGCCGATAAGTATAGCACCACGTTTTCGCAGGTGGAGAAGCAGATCCACGACGAGGAGCGAAAGCTCTGCGACATGCTGGGGGAGCTCACTGGTGATGAGTTCGATATGGCCGGCATACGCGAGCTGCGTGCCCTTCTGGGGGGCGACGGCCGATGA
- a CDS encoding restriction endonuclease subunit S — protein sequence MSANVPELRFSGFADPWEQRKLGELGVTYGGLTGKSKEDFGHGDARFVPYTNVFDNPIADSTRLGEVEIDVSQNRVLHGDTLFTVSSETPNEVGMSSVWLSDLDNLYLNSFCFGYRQDGSFDPYYLAYMLRSQSVRENIELLAQGISRFNISKGKVMEVEVPVPMMAEQRAVGALFSRLDSLIALHQRKHNQLSVLKSLLLERMFPKPGSDVPELRFSGFADPWEQRKLGEFGSVEMCKRIYKEQTSESGEVPFFKIGTFGSEPDAFISNKLYESYRDEYPYPEPGTPLISAAGSIGRTVVYQGERAYYQDSNIVWLDHDDNLDNSFLDVFYSQVDWKLEGSTIKRLYNKDILNAEVCVPSLPEQRAVGALFSRLDSLIALHQRKLEKLRALKQSLLQKMFV from the coding sequence ATGAGCGCTAACGTGCCTGAACTCCGCTTCTCGGGTTTTGCTGACCCTTGGGAACAGCGTAAGCTGGGGGAGCTGGGTGTAACTTATGGTGGCCTGACCGGTAAATCGAAGGAAGACTTCGGTCATGGTGATGCAAGGTTCGTTCCGTATACGAACGTTTTCGACAATCCCATTGCCGACTCGACGAGGCTTGGCGAGGTAGAAATTGATGTGAGTCAGAATCGCGTTCTGCATGGTGATACTCTTTTTACGGTATCTTCCGAGACACCCAATGAAGTTGGCATGTCGTCCGTCTGGCTCTCCGACCTCGACAACCTGTACCTGAACAGCTTCTGTTTTGGGTATCGGCAGGATGGTAGTTTTGATCCGTATTACCTTGCCTACATGCTGCGATCGCAGTCAGTTCGTGAGAACATCGAACTGCTCGCCCAGGGTATCTCGCGCTTCAACATCTCCAAAGGCAAGGTGATGGAGGTTGAAGTTCCTGTGCCGATGATGGCCGAGCAGCGCGCCGTCGGCGCCCTCTTCTCCCGCCTCGACTCCCTCATCGCCCTTCATCAGCGTAAGCATAATCAACTTAGTGTTCTCAAGAGCTTACTTTTGGAGAGGATGTTTCCCAAACCAGGGTCCGATGTGCCTGAACTCCGCTTCTCGGGTTTTGCTGACCCTTGGGAACAGCGTAAGCTGGGGGAGTTCGGTTCCGTTGAGATGTGTAAACGCATCTACAAGGAGCAGACATCGGAATCCGGTGAAGTGCCATTCTTCAAAATCGGTACATTTGGTAGTGAACCAGACGCATTTATCTCAAATAAACTGTATGAGAGCTATAGGGATGAGTATCCATATCCGGAGCCGGGGACGCCACTCATCTCTGCCGCCGGTAGTATTGGCAGGACAGTTGTCTATCAGGGAGAGCGTGCTTATTACCAAGATTCGAACATAGTATGGCTCGACCACGACGACAATCTGGACAACTCGTTCTTGGACGTATTTTATAGCCAAGTTGACTGGAAACTTGAGGGCAGCACGATTAAGCGACTCTACAACAAGGATATCCTAAACGCCGAGGTATGCGTCCCTTCGCTCCCCGAGCAGCGCGCCGTCGGCGCCCTCTTCTCCCGCCTCGACTCCCTCATCGCCCTTCATCAGCGTAAGCTGGAAAAGCTTAGGGCACTCAAGCAATCTCTTCTCCAGAAGATGTTCGTCTAA
- a CDS encoding antitoxin VbhA family protein translates to MDRKRVIDESIHSGEMEGAYVSAEFREDADEYVRGHIPIEELMRRTKRRWEPDREGKGPHV, encoded by the coding sequence ATGGACCGCAAGCGCGTGATTGACGAGTCGATACACTCCGGAGAGATGGAGGGCGCCTACGTGTCGGCCGAGTTTCGCGAGGACGCCGACGAGTACGTGAGGGGGCACATCCCTATAGAGGAGCTTATGCGCAGGACGAAGCGCCGCTGGGAGCCCGACCGGGAGGGCAAGGGGCCCCATGTCTGA
- a CDS encoding Fic family protein yields the protein MSDGFVDPYIDLRTGVLRNLVGAGTWDELRNAEGELVAMRMSEFLRELPLEPTGTLDDLRCIHRWLFRDVYDWAGEVRTIEIRKAGEGAQFFLPSANIPMGIAWARSELEKDDFLVGLASRRFPSRMAYHYDNYNFVHPFREGNGRTQRLLWTLICHHAGYDLDWRDVTGAENDEASRLAAEDRDMGALVSIFARIAAPCDPSVPINAGLVQAGHLGG from the coding sequence ATGTCTGACGGGTTCGTCGATCCCTACATCGACCTGCGGACGGGCGTGCTGCGAAATCTGGTGGGAGCGGGGACGTGGGACGAACTGCGCAACGCAGAGGGCGAGCTCGTCGCGATGCGCATGAGCGAGTTCTTGAGGGAGCTCCCCTTGGAGCCGACGGGCACGCTCGATGACCTGAGGTGCATTCACCGCTGGTTGTTTCGGGACGTGTACGACTGGGCGGGGGAGGTCAGGACCATCGAGATTCGCAAGGCGGGCGAGGGGGCGCAGTTCTTCCTGCCTTCCGCGAACATACCGATGGGCATCGCATGGGCGCGCAGCGAGCTGGAGAAGGACGACTTCCTTGTGGGCCTGGCTTCTAGGCGGTTCCCTAGCCGCATGGCCTACCACTATGACAACTACAACTTCGTGCACCCCTTTCGCGAGGGCAACGGGCGAACGCAACGGCTGCTCTGGACCCTCATCTGCCATCATGCGGGTTACGATCTCGACTGGAGGGACGTTACCGGTGCGGAGAATGACGAGGCGAGCCGTCTGGCGGCCGAGGACCGTGACATGGGCGCCCTCGTGTCCATCTTTGCTAGGATCGCTGCGCCGTGCGACCCCTCGGTGCCCATCAATGCCGGCCTGGTGCAGGCTGGCCATCTTGGTGGGTAG
- a CDS encoding restriction endonuclease subunit S has translation MACLRWEDIVTHPRRTHAWEQRKLGELGVTYGGLTGKSKEDFGHGDARFVPYTNVFDNPIADSTRLGEVEIDVSQNRVLHGDTLFTVSSETPNEVGMSSVWLSDLDNLYLNSFCFGYRQDGSFDPYYLAYMLRSQSVRENIELLAQGISRFNISKGKVMEVEVPVPMMAEQRAVGALFSRLDSLIALHQRKPDALKTVIKSLLDNILV, from the coding sequence ATGGCCTGTTTGCGGTGGGAGGACATCGTGACCCATCCTCGTAGAACACACGCTTGGGAACAGCGTAAGCTGGGGGAGCTGGGTGTAACTTATGGTGGCCTGACCGGTAAATCGAAGGAAGACTTCGGTCATGGTGATGCAAGGTTCGTTCCGTATACGAACGTTTTCGACAATCCCATTGCCGACTCGACGAGGCTTGGCGAGGTAGAAATTGATGTGAGTCAGAATCGCGTTCTGCATGGTGATACTCTTTTTACGGTATCTTCCGAGACACCCAATGAAGTTGGCATGTCGTCCGTCTGGCTCTCCGACCTCGACAACCTGTACCTGAACAGCTTCTGTTTTGGGTATCGGCAGGATGGTAGTTTTGATCCGTATTACCTTGCCTACATGCTGCGATCGCAGTCAGTTCGTGAGAACATCGAACTGCTCGCCCAGGGTATCTCGCGCTTCAACATCTCCAAAGGCAAGGTGATGGAGGTTGAAGTTCCTGTGCCGATGATGGCCGAGCAGCGCGCCGTCGGCGCCCTCTTCTCCCGCCTCGACTCCCTCATCGCCCTTCATCAGCGTAAGCCGGACGCGCTCAAGACTGTCATAAAGTCACTACTCGATAATATACTCGTGTGA
- a CDS encoding ATP-binding protein, which yields MENQDIEYKAVWRDEYLQWLCGFANARGGTIYVGIADDGEVVGVKNADRLLEDIPNKAIAALGIIPYVQLHRENGREFLEISIEPQDFPINCKGRYYLRSGATNQLLRGVGLDTFLLRRRGRTWDSVPVPNVRVQDLSRKAMDSFLGEARGGGRMPDDVAGDDAESLLQSLHLLEGGRCTNAAVLLFHPDPMAVFSSCFVKVGYFNGSEILFQDEVGGPIIGQVDKTLDLLYAKYLRARIDYDGAHRVERFPFPRAAVREAVVNAVVHRNYASTSPIQIRVCDDCLQIGNACILPEGWTVDDLLGFHESEPHNPKIAHVFFLAGLIERWGRGVQRIFSACKIDGVESPLYRMVGNSLQIVFTAPADRVMRIGVQQSDPGDVATHVHADDRDGAVLTRLGATWRDLARLGATYPDFGHRLMEAWDALSARDRGILGQLATDGPTRTADLSDSLGVSLRTVQRTMKKLAVIGLVSLQGKANESRYYLNIDSGKGE from the coding sequence ATGGAGAACCAGGATATCGAGTACAAGGCGGTCTGGCGCGATGAGTACCTGCAGTGGCTCTGTGGGTTTGCCAATGCCCGTGGCGGCACCATCTACGTAGGCATTGCCGATGACGGTGAGGTGGTGGGGGTCAAGAACGCTGACCGTCTGCTTGAGGATATCCCCAACAAGGCCATCGCCGCACTCGGGATCATCCCCTATGTGCAGCTTCATAGAGAAAACGGCAGGGAGTTTCTCGAGATAAGCATCGAGCCGCAGGATTTTCCCATCAACTGCAAGGGACGCTACTACCTGCGGTCCGGCGCCACGAACCAGCTTTTGCGAGGCGTCGGCCTCGACACCTTCCTTCTGCGCAGACGGGGACGGACCTGGGACAGCGTGCCCGTGCCGAACGTGCGGGTACAGGACCTGAGTCGAAAGGCCATGGACTCCTTTTTGGGAGAGGCGCGAGGCGGGGGCCGCATGCCCGATGACGTTGCAGGCGATGACGCAGAGTCGCTGCTGCAGAGCCTGCACCTGCTGGAGGGTGGCCGGTGCACCAACGCTGCAGTGCTGCTGTTCCATCCAGATCCCATGGCTGTGTTTTCCAGCTGCTTCGTGAAAGTCGGCTACTTCAACGGGTCGGAAATCCTCTTTCAGGATGAGGTGGGGGGACCCATCATAGGGCAGGTCGACAAGACGCTCGATCTGCTCTATGCCAAGTACTTGCGGGCGAGGATCGACTATGATGGGGCGCATCGCGTGGAGCGGTTTCCGTTTCCGCGCGCGGCGGTACGCGAGGCCGTGGTCAACGCTGTCGTTCACAGAAACTATGCCTCGACCTCACCGATACAGATTCGCGTCTGTGATGACTGCCTGCAGATCGGCAACGCATGCATACTCCCGGAAGGCTGGACGGTGGACGACCTATTGGGCTTTCATGAGTCAGAGCCACACAACCCCAAGATCGCGCACGTCTTCTTCTTGGCTGGCCTCATCGAGAGATGGGGTCGTGGCGTGCAGCGGATCTTCAGCGCCTGCAAGATCGATGGCGTCGAGTCACCCCTGTACCGCATGGTGGGGAACAGCCTGCAGATAGTGTTCACCGCCCCTGCGGATCGTGTGATGAGGATTGGCGTGCAACAGTCAGATCCTGGCGATGTTGCGACTCATGTTCACGCAGATGACAGGGACGGTGCCGTACTGACGCGACTTGGCGCGACTTGGCGCGACTTGGCGCGACTTGGCGCGACGTACCCGGATTTTGGCCATCGCCTCATGGAGGCGTGGGACGCGCTTTCCGCAAGGGACCGGGGCATTCTCGGGCAGCTCGCGACTGACGGCCCAACTCGGACGGCCGACTTGTCTGACAGCTTGGGAGTCTCGTTGCGAACCGTGCAGAGGACGATGAAGAAGCTTGCGGTGATCGGTCTGGTCTCCTTGCAGGGAAAGGCGAACGAGAGTCGCTATTACCTGAATATCGATAGCGGGAAGGGCGAGTGA